From Salvia splendens isolate huo1 chromosome 3, SspV2, whole genome shotgun sequence, a single genomic window includes:
- the LOC121795319 gene encoding exocyst complex component EXO70A1-like: protein MGIPARRSGAGGIGVVAVGADTLSDRAAQMREALLKSQSITDNMVSILGSFDHRLSALETAMRPTQLRTHAIRRAHENIDKTLKAAEVILSQFDLSRQAEAKILKGPHEDLESYLQAIEQLRNNVQFFSNNRSFKSSDGVLNHTNNLLAKAISKLEEEFKQLLLSYNKPVEPERLFECLPNSMRPSESPGHSTGKIPSSNSHHDNQNNTSENSAYTTPALIPPRILPLLHDLALQMVQAGNQQQLQKTYRDIRSVVLEESLRKLGVEKLSKDDVQKMQWEILEAKIGNWIHYMRIAVKLLFAGERKVCDQIFEGFDPLVDQCFAEVTAGSVAVLLSFGDAIAKSKRSPEKLFVLLDMYEIMRELHSEIEALFRGKACTEIRDSALGLTKRLAQTAQETFGDFEEAVEKDATKTAVADGTVHPLTSYVINYVKFLFDYQSTLKQLFQEFENKDDSNSQLAAVTMRIMQALQTNLDGKSKQYRDTSLTHLFLMNNIHYMVRSVRRSEAKDLLGDDWVQRHRRVVQQHANQYKRIAWAKILQCLSVQGLTSSGGGSSVGADGGNSSGVSRAIVKDRLKTFNVQFEELHQRQSQWTVPDTELRESLRLAVAEVLLPAYRSFIKRFGPLVENGKNPQKYIRYTPEDLEHMLGEFFEGKTLNEPKR, encoded by the exons ATGGGGATTCCGGCGAGAAGAAGCGGGGCAGGAGGCATCGGAGTTGTGGCAGTGGGAGCGGATACACTGAGTGACAGAGCAGCACAGATGAGGGAGGCTCTGCTGAAGAGCCAGTCCATCACAGATAATATGGTCTCTATTTTGGGATCTTTTGACCATCGCCTTTCCGCTCTCGAAACCGCCATGCGTCCAACTCAA CTTAGAACACATGCTATTCGGAGAGCTCATGAGAATATTGATAAAACCTTGAAGGCCGCTGAGGTCATCTTGTCACAGTTTGATCTTTCTCGCCAG GCTGAGGCTAAAATATTGAAGGGTCCACATGAGGACCTAGAGAGTTATCTTCAAGCAATAGAGCAGTTAAGGAACAACGTCCAGTTTTTCAGCAACAACAGAAGTTTTAAGAGTAGTGATGGAGTCCTCAACCACACAAATAATTTACTTGCCAAGGCTATATCAAAGCTAGAAGAGGAGTTCAAACAACTATTATTGTCTTACAA CAAACCTGTTGAACCTGAAAGACTTTTTGAGTGCCTTCCCAATTCTATGCGACCATCAGAATCACCTGGACATTCTACTGGAAAGATTCCATCATCAAATAGCCACCACGATAATCAAAATAATACATCCGAAAATTCCGCATACACTACTCCAGCTTTAATTCCACCTCGGATTTTACCTCTGTTGCATGATTTAGCATTGCAGATGGTACAAGCTGGGAATCAACAGCAGTTACAAAAGACATATAG GGATATCCGTTCTGTTGTTTTAGAAGAAAGCCTGCGCAAATTGGGAGTGGAAAAGCTCAGCAAAGATGATGTGCAAAAGATGCAATGGGAAATTTTAGAAGCTAAGATTGGGAATTGGATACATTATATGCGAATAGCT GTTAAGTTGCTGTTTGCTGGAGAGCGTAAAGTTTGCGATCAAATTTTTGAGGGATTTGATCCTCTCGTGGATCAGTGCTTTGCTGAAGTTACTGCCGGGAGTGTTGCTGTACTACTTAGCTTTGGAGATGCAATTGCCAAAAGCAAGCGATCTCCTGAAAAGTTATTTGTTCTCTTAGATATGTACGAAATTATGAGAGAGCTTCACTCAGAG ATTGAAGCACTTTTTAGAGGCAAAGCTTGCACTGAAATTAGGGACTCTGCCTTAGGATTGACAAAAAGGCTTGCTCAAACAGCACAAGAGACCTTTGGCGACTTTGAAGAAGCAGTGGAAAAGGACGCTACTAAAACTGCTGTTGCTGATGGGACTGTCCACCCTCTGACAAGCTACGTCATAAACTATGTGAAGTTCTTGTTTGA CTACCAATCAACACTGAAGCAACTTTTCCAAGAATTTGAAAATAAAGATGACTCAAATTCTCAGCTTGCTGCTGTCACAATGCGAATCATGCAGGCTCTCCAAACCAATTTGGATGGGAAATCCAAGCAATATAGAGACACCTCTCTGACTCATTTGTTTCTGATGAACAACATCCATTATATGGTCAGATCTGTACGCAG GTCTGAAGCCAAAGATTTGTTAGGGGATGATTGGGTTCAGAGACATAGGAGAGTTGTGCAACAACATGCAAACCAATATAAGCGGATTGCATGGGCAAAG ATTCTGCAGTGTCTCTCTGTTCAAGGCCTGACATCATCAGGAGGTGGTAGTTCGGTTGGTGCCGATGGAGGAAATAGTAGTGGAGTCTCTAGAGCAATTGTCAAGGACAG ATTAAAGACATTCAACGTGCAATTTGAAGAGCTTCATCAAAGACAATCTCAATGGACAGTTCCAGATACTGAGCTTCGAGAATCTTTGAGGCTTGCTGTTGCTGAAGTGTTGCTTCCTGCTTACCGATCTTTCATTAAACGGTTTGG GCCTTTGGTTGAGAATGGTAAGAATCCCCAGAAATACATCAGATACACACCTGAGGATCTTGAACACATGCTGGGTGAATTTTTCGAGGGCAAAACCTTGAACGAGCCTAAGCGTTAG